CATCCAGCACTCGACCGGCGAGCACCTCAACCTGCTCATGGCAGGAGAGGTCGACGTCACCACGGTTGACGGCAACTCCGTTCTTCAGCGGCGCGACGATCCCGGCCTGCCGATAGTGGCGATAGCGCTGTTCGGTCAGCGTGGTCAGCAGGCGTTCCTGGCGCTGTCGGACTCGGGCATCAGCACCCCAAAGGACTGGGAGGGCAGAACGTTCGGCTACAAGGTCACCATTCCCGTCGACTATCTGGCGATCCTGGAGGCTGAGGGCGTCGACCGTTCGCAGATCCAGGAGGTGCGGGTCGGGTTCGACCCCCGCGTTCTCACCGAGGGCCAGGTAGACGTGCTGGCGGCGTTCAAGTCCAACGAGCCAAACGTCATTCGCGGCCTCGGGTTCGACGTGAACATGTTCGACGCCGCCGACTACGGGGTGCCGACGCTCGGCCTCACCTACATCGTTCGGCAGGATCAGATCGATGACGACCCCGAAACCGTGGAGCGCTTCCTGAGGGCGACGATGAAGGGGTTGGAGTTTGCGGCCTCCAACACCGAGGAGACGCTCGACATAGTGCTCAAGTACGCAGAGGGCGCGGACCGCGAGCACATGCGCTTCATGCTCGCTGCAGAGTTCGCTGACGCCGTCTCGCCGCTCACCGACGCCAACGGCCTCGGGTGGATGAGCGAGGAGCAGTGGCAGGAGTTCCACGACTCGCTGCTCAAGTACGGCGCACTTCCCGGCTCACAGGACGTGAGCTCAGCGTTCACCGACGACTTCCTCGAGGACATCTACGAAGACGGCAAGGTAGAGTGGCCGTAGGGCGTCGTAGCTAGAGCTGCTTCCAAAGTCCCTTCTCCCAGGGAGAAGGCTAGAGCCTGCCCCGTACTCGATACGGGGATGAGGGGAAGTCTGAGTATTCACCCTCACCTCA
The Dehalococcoidia bacterium genome window above contains:
- a CDS encoding ABC transporter substrate-binding protein, translated to MAGFRPQANLPFVAAYVAQEKGYFEEQGLDVNIQHSTGEHLNLLMAGEVDVTTVDGNSVLQRRDDPGLPIVAIALFGQRGQQAFLALSDSGISTPKDWEGRTFGYKVTIPVDYLAILEAEGVDRSQIQEVRVGFDPRVLTEGQVDVLAAFKSNEPNVIRGLGFDVNMFDAADYGVPTLGLTYIVRQDQIDDDPETVERFLRATMKGLEFAASNTEETLDIVLKYAEGADREHMRFMLAAEFADAVSPLTDANGLGWMSEEQWQEFHDSLLKYGALPGSQDVSSAFTDDFLEDIYEDGKVEWP